The genomic stretch CGGTGTCTCAGGGGAGTTGATGTACTTTGGCTGGTTTTTCTCTTTGGTAAGTATTCTGGCTCCAAAACCAAGCGGCTTTCCGCCAATATTGTGAATAGTGAATATCACCCGGTTTCGGAACCGGTCATACACGCGCGATGCATCGCCTTCCTTTTGCAGGATGAGGCCAGCTTTCAGTAAAATTTCCTCCTTAAAACCTGCTTCCTTTCCCTCTCTCAACAGATTGTCCCATCCATCCAGCGCATACCCAAGGTCAAATTTCTTAATGATCTCAGGGGTAAACCCCCGTTCTTTGAAGTAACTCAACCCTATGGATTTCCCTTCCTGAGATTGCAGGTTCTTTACAAAAAAGTCTCGGGCAAAACCCAATGCGATCAACAAACTCTCCCGCTCATTCTGTGCCTCATTCTGCTCCGGAGTACGTGATACATCCTCTTCTACTTCAATCCCGTACCTGCCTGCTATATGCCTGACAGCCTCTTGGAAGCCAATGCCCTCTATATCCATCACAAACTGTATGGGATCACCGGCCTTGCCGCAGCCAAAACACTTATAGATCTGTTTTGCAGGAGAAATAGAAAAAGAGGGGGTTTTTTCACCATGGAACGGGCAGTTGGCCCAGAGATTTTGCCCTTTCTTTTTCATGGGCAAATAATCACCGATCACCTCTTCGATGTCCATGCGTTCTTTGACCTTGTCCGTAGTAAGTTTGCTGATGCCCATAGGAAAATGAATGGAACAAAGGTAATCGCTGAAACTGTAAAATGAGAACTTTCTGGTGATTCTGCCAGTTCACAAGTACAAGACATTTCACTTCGTTCTTTATTTAGAAGGCATTATGCTCTAAATTGCGCACAAATTACAACGTTTACCTCATGCAGTTAACTAAGGACATCCTCCTGAAAACACTTTCCCGGGTACAAGACCCCGATCTAAAGAAAGATCTGGTCACTCTGGGAATGATACAAAAAATCGAAATCAACGGAAATAAAGTAAGTTTCAACGTAGTCTTGACTACTCCTGCCTGTCCTCTCAAAGAGGTGATTAAAAACAATTGCCTGGAAGTTCTGGAAGAAGACTTTGGGAGCAAATACGAGTGGGATCTATTCATGACATCCAATGTCACTACTATCCGGGACATGGCTCCCGTTTTGCCTCAGGTAAAAAACATCATTGCCATAGCATCCGGCAAAGGCGGTGTGGGCAAGTCCACTACAGCGGTAAACCTTGCCGTATCCCTGGCCAAAACAGGTGCAAAAGTGGGGCTGATAGATGCTGATATTTCAGGCCCTTCTATCCCTACCATGTTCAATGTGGAAGCTGAGCAGCCTACAGTGAAAAAAGTGGGGGAAAAGAATGTGATCATTCCCATAGAGCAATATGGGGTAAAATTGATGTCAATAGGTTTTCTCACCCCTGTGGACAGTGCTGTGGTTTGGAGAGGGCCCATGGCAAGTTCAGCGCTGAAGCAGTTTATTTCTGACGTAGAATGGGGAGAGCTGGATTATTTGTTGATAGACTTGCCTCCGGGGACATCCGACATCCATCTTACCATGGTACAGACGGTTCCGGTAACAGGTGCGGTGATCGTGACCACTCCTCAGAAGGTAGCCCTAGCTGATGCCAATAAAGGGTTATCCATGTTCAGACAGCCCCAAATTAACGTGCCTATTTTAGGTGTTATTGAAAATATGGCTTATTTTACACCCGAAGAACTACCTGAAAACAAGTATTATCTATTCGGCAAGGAAGGTGGGAAAAGATTGGCGGCAAAACACGATGTGCCTTTTCTGGGAGAGATCCCTATCGTGCAGAGTATAAGGGAAAGCGGGGATTCCGGCTACCCTGCTGTATTGAAAAACGGAATCACCCAAGAGTCTTATATGAATCTTGCAGAAGCAATCGCCAGACAAATTGCCATTAGAAACGCCTCACAGAACAAAACCGAAGTGGTGGAAATTAAAGCTTAACATTATGCAACCAGAACTGAGAGAACAAATAGAATTTGCTTTGGATACAATCCGACCTTATCTGGAAGCAGATGGAGGAAATGTAAGGATAGTAGAACTTACTGATGACATGGTGTTAAGATTGGAATTATTGGGATCCTGTGGTTCATGCCCTATGTCCACCATGACACTTAAAGCCGGTGTAGAAGAAGCTATCAAACGAGCCATACCAGAAATCATAAGAGTAGAAGCCGTTAATCTAACTGTAGCCTAATCTAGATCTTAATGAAAAGAAGGTTACGGTTTTTTGGCAAAGCCAATATGCTCCTTTGTGGAGCCTTTTTTGTTTTTACCATTGGCTTTGCACAGCAAACCAAAACCTTCGGTCTAGTAGGTAAACAAGCAGCACCCCATATCCACGGAGAAAAATGCGGACATGGGATATTAGAACAAAAGCTTGAAAAAGAGCTGGGGTTCTTTGGTTCCAAATCCTTCTTTGAAACATGGATCGATGGTAAAATAGAACATAGAGCCGCCCAGCCTCAGATTCTATCAAGAACTGCTGATGATCCTATTCTCATTCCCATTGTCATACATGTGATCCACAACGGAGAACCTGTTGGCACGGGATCCAATGTCCCACTCTCCCAGATAGAAGAGCAGGTGAGAATACTCAATGAGGATTTCCAGCGTATGAACGCAGATGCGGCAAATACACCTGCTGAATTTCTTCCTGTGGCAGGACAACTGAATATTGAATTCATATTGGCCAAACAGGATATGTCCGGATTGCCAACAAATGGGATTACACGGACCCTGGGCTCCCAAAATTCCTATGATCCCAATACTGATGCCACATTAATAGCCCAACAAATCCAGTGGGATCCCAACGAATACATGAATATCTATGTGACCCGGCTTGTCAGTCCTTTTATTGGATATTCATCTTTTCCTGTTTCTGACTTGCCTGGTCTCTCAGGAGCATCCAATTCCGCTCTTACTGACGGAGTGGTGATTGATTACCGGTATTTTGGAAGCGGAGGCACTGCATTGGCAGCGTCAAGGGGAAGAACGGCTACCCACGAGGTAGGCCATTTTTTCGGATTGAGACATATTTGGGGAGACGGTGGGTGTGGAGTGGATGATTTTGTAGCAGACACCCCACTTCAGGACAATTCCAATAATTCCTGCAGCAGTAATCTGGCGCGATTCAGCTGTGACTCCAACGACATGGTCCAAAATTATATGGATTATACGCCGGATGCATGTATGAACCTCTTTACCCAAGGCCAGGTAGAACGCATGGAAGTAGTCCTCGCCAATAGTCCAAGAAGAGTCACACTTATCAACAACAGAGCTACCCATGAACCTGTACTTGCTGATAATGACCTTGCAATAGCACAGGTACTCGAGCCGGGAAATTTCGAATGCGACGCTGTGATCAACCCAAGAATTGAGCTACTGAACGCTGGCGAAAACACACTTACTTCAGGCAGAGTGGAACTGAGACGCAACGGCACTTTGCTGGAATCCAAGAGAGTCACGTTCAATCTGGCAACGGGGGAAAGCTTTATAATGAACTTCAATCAATTCTCCCTATTGCCGACGACGAATACGGTGGAGTTTAGGATCACCCTGGCCAATGATGTCCCTGATAATGTAAGCACCAATAATACCCGGACGATCACCCCGGTTCTGGAACAGCCTATCAGCTTACCTTATAGCGAATCCCTTAACACCTTTCCTTCTCCCTGGTCCATCACCAACCCTGATGAGTCATCTACATGGGAAAAGAGAAGCCTTACAATCTCGGGCAATGCACAGGACCTGATCTATCTACGCAATTACGAATATGAGGCTCCTGGGCAGTTGGACTATTACATTTCTCCGATCATTAACCTGGCACAATACCCCAATGCCCAACTTGTCTTCGAAATGGCCTATGCCCAGTATAACCAGTCAGGGTTTTCGGACAAATTAATTGTGGCTATTTCACAGGACTGTGGAAACACGTTTGATTTCATCAATGCGCCTTACCTGAAGAGTGAGCAACAGCTGGAAACCAGTCCCGCTACATTGGATGAATTTATTCCTACTGACCAAAGCCAATTTAGGACAGAATTGGTCAACCTTTCGGACTATGCTGATCTAGGATCTATCCGTCTGGCATTTATAGGCGAAAATGCCTATGGAAATAACATCTACATCAAAAACATCCGGATCCTTGCAAACGAGGAGTTTAGCTATGGTATATCTTTGGATTCATTAGTCTCTCCATCCCCTATTTTTGATGGAAGCAATGAAGAGAATATTGTCCGGCTAAGCAACACAGGTAATCTTCCATTCTCGACATTTGTGTACTCTGCGATTGTGAACAATGCACCGGGACAGACATACATTGCCAGTGGGAACACCGTACAGCCCGGAGAAAGCTTTAACATTAGCACTCCCAACAATACCAGCCCAGGGGAAAACACACTCAGGTTTGAGGCTTCTTCTCCAAATTTCGACCAAAACCAAGAGACTCCAAACAATCTCACACGACATGTGATCGAGGATGCCTCCACTATCTCTGTACCTTGGCGGCAAAACTTCAACAACTCGGGCTCACTGACACCATGGCAGACTGTCAATCCGGAATCAGATGCTCCGGCATGGACACTTTCTTCTGTTTCTATGGGAGAAGGACCAAATAATGTAGTCACCCTCAGCAGCCAATCCCAGGGTCAGACCTATTGGCTGGGTACTCCGGTCTTCGATCTCTCTGTCCGAAGCCAAGCAAGTTTATTTTTTGATCTGGCAGCAGGGCAGGTCAGTCCTACCACCCGCTTGAAAGTGATGGCAAGCACAAATGGAGGTACTGACTACACAGAAGTATGGAACGCTACAGGCTCCTCGCTCTCCACTGTGGCGACAGGGGAGGCTAATCCTAACAGCCCGGGAGATTATGTGAGACGCTATGTAAACCTGAGTGATTTTGCAGGGACAGGAAATGAGCAAGGAAGAGTGGCATTTGTTGTAGAGAACGGCAGCACTACTGACACGCCTATTTATCTGGACAATATAGAATTGTTCCTCAGTGCCAATGAGGAGCCCGTGATTCCCACAGAGGGTATGGCAGTGATTTACCCAAATCCGGCCAGAGAGGTATTTAATATAGCCTTTAACCTACCTGATTTCGAGGATGTAAGCATTCAGGTGATCTCAAGCACAGGAGCCTTAGTACAGGAAATAGAATATCCCGGCACCTTGAACCAGACGTATAGCTTTAGCACCCAGTTGTTCTCCAAGGGGGTGTTTATTGTGAAAATCAACAGCAACAGCATGAGGGAAACCAGAAGACTTATTATACATTGATTTTCCTTAATTAAAACCTCGGGCAGTCGATTGAATTTCAATCGGTAGATACTTATGAAATGAAACCTTACTTTTCGGTTAAACCCGCATTTCCTTCTTTTGTGGGCTTAAGGTTTGCAGGATAATTGAATAAAAAAGACTAGGAATTCCTCTTCGGCTTATTTTTTGCCGAAGGGATTTATGGTATTAGGATAAGCCTTCGTTGTAAGGATTGATTTTCCCGCTTATCTTTAACTATTCAAAATTTCTTAGGCATTACATTCAACCCTCCTTTTGAAAAAGATATTAATTAACCTCCTAGTGATCATTGGAATATCAGTTTTACTGGGTTTCCTCTTCCTGAAAGTTTATTTACCCATGTACACCAATCATGGTGAATCTGTCTCAGTGCCTGACTTGTCTGGCTACACCTACGATGAGGGAGTGGAAATTTTAAACCGTGCAGATCTGAAATATGAGGTATCCTTGGACTCGGGCTTCAATACGGATCTAAAGACCTACGCTATATTAAAGCAAATCCCACAAGCCAATGCGCAGGTAAAAACCGGTAAGACCATTTACATTACCTTAAACGCCAAGAATCCGCCAATGTTAAAAATGCCAAACTTGGTCAATACGCATTTGAAGAACGTGCAGGAGATATTGGCAAACATGGGACTAGAGAGAGGGGATATCGTGTATGTGCCTGATATCGCTTCCAATGTGGTACTGGAGCAAAAGTACCGGGGAGTAAAAATCACTGAGGGATTTGAGGTTCCTAAAGGTGCCCGGATAGACCTGGTAGTGGGCGATGGTCTGGGAAACCAGATTCTAGAAGTTCCTAATCTAAAAGGAATGGAGGAAGTGGATGCGGAATTCCTTATTCTGGGGTCTAGTCTGAGAGTAGGAAGCAAGTACTACGTGGATACAGATTCTGTGGGTATCGGAAAAATACTGAGACAATCCCCTCCAGCGAATACAAAAGTGAAAACAGGTGAAATAGTTGATCTTTGGATCGCAAAGGATAATTTTTAAACTAGATGTTAAGACCTCTCCATATATTCCAGGTGATGGGGCTATTACTGGCCTTGATCATCCCAACTGTGGCTGAGTGTCAATTAGTGGAGTTTGCTCCCATCCAACATCATAAAATCAAGAACAACGACCTTTCTCCAGAAGAAAATTCCAGAATATCCCAGTACAATGAGCTACCGTTCTGGGATGATTTTTCCCAAGGGATAGACACCTTAAAATGGAGCATCAATGGAGCCTCCTATACAGAAACAATAGGACTGAATGCCCCTTCTGTAGGAATGCTGCTTCTCGATGGGGTAGATGCCAATGGCACCCCCTATTCTCTCACCCAAACCAACCAGGGCGAAACAGACTTTGTGACGTCCAAGCCATTTGACCTGAGTAGCTTGACAGCTGCTGACAGTTCAAGCTTGTTCCTCAGTTTTTTCTGGCAAGCGGGAGGGAGGGCCGAACTTCCTGATGAAGGCGATCAGTTGACCTTACAGATTCTGGATGCCGAGGGTAGCTGGATTACCATTTGGAGACAGCTAGGAGGCGTCAGTCTGGATACAGAAGTATTCACTCAGGAAATCGTGAAGATACTCCCTCCCTGGCAGCATGCGGATTTCCAGTTTCGCTTTTTAGCCGAAGGAAGACAATCAGGGCCATTCGATAGCTGGTTGATCGATTATATCTACCTCAATACCGGAAGATCCGAG from Algoriphagus sp. NG3 encodes the following:
- a CDS encoding PASTA domain-containing protein, which encodes MKKILINLLVIIGISVLLGFLFLKVYLPMYTNHGESVSVPDLSGYTYDEGVEILNRADLKYEVSLDSGFNTDLKTYAILKQIPQANAQVKTGKTIYITLNAKNPPMLKMPNLVNTHLKNVQEILANMGLERGDIVYVPDIASNVVLEQKYRGVKITEGFEVPKGARIDLVVGDGLGNQILEVPNLKGMEEVDAEFLILGSSLRVGSKYYVDTDSVGIGKILRQSPPANTKVKTGEIVDLWIAKDNF
- a CDS encoding NifU family protein, which codes for MQPELREQIEFALDTIRPYLEADGGNVRIVELTDDMVLRLELLGSCGSCPMSTMTLKAGVEEAIKRAIPEIIRVEAVNLTVA
- a CDS encoding Mrp/NBP35 family ATP-binding protein; its protein translation is MQLTKDILLKTLSRVQDPDLKKDLVTLGMIQKIEINGNKVSFNVVLTTPACPLKEVIKNNCLEVLEEDFGSKYEWDLFMTSNVTTIRDMAPVLPQVKNIIAIASGKGGVGKSTTAVNLAVSLAKTGAKVGLIDADISGPSIPTMFNVEAEQPTVKKVGEKNVIIPIEQYGVKLMSIGFLTPVDSAVVWRGPMASSALKQFISDVEWGELDYLLIDLPPGTSDIHLTMVQTVPVTGAVIVTTPQKVALADANKGLSMFRQPQINVPILGVIENMAYFTPEELPENKYYLFGKEGGKRLAAKHDVPFLGEIPIVQSIRESGDSGYPAVLKNGITQESYMNLAEAIARQIAIRNASQNKTEVVEIKA
- a CDS encoding T9SS-dependent choice-of-anchor J family protein, translating into MKRRLRFFGKANMLLCGAFFVFTIGFAQQTKTFGLVGKQAAPHIHGEKCGHGILEQKLEKELGFFGSKSFFETWIDGKIEHRAAQPQILSRTADDPILIPIVIHVIHNGEPVGTGSNVPLSQIEEQVRILNEDFQRMNADAANTPAEFLPVAGQLNIEFILAKQDMSGLPTNGITRTLGSQNSYDPNTDATLIAQQIQWDPNEYMNIYVTRLVSPFIGYSSFPVSDLPGLSGASNSALTDGVVIDYRYFGSGGTALAASRGRTATHEVGHFFGLRHIWGDGGCGVDDFVADTPLQDNSNNSCSSNLARFSCDSNDMVQNYMDYTPDACMNLFTQGQVERMEVVLANSPRRVTLINNRATHEPVLADNDLAIAQVLEPGNFECDAVINPRIELLNAGENTLTSGRVELRRNGTLLESKRVTFNLATGESFIMNFNQFSLLPTTNTVEFRITLANDVPDNVSTNNTRTITPVLEQPISLPYSESLNTFPSPWSITNPDESSTWEKRSLTISGNAQDLIYLRNYEYEAPGQLDYYISPIINLAQYPNAQLVFEMAYAQYNQSGFSDKLIVAISQDCGNTFDFINAPYLKSEQQLETSPATLDEFIPTDQSQFRTELVNLSDYADLGSIRLAFIGENAYGNNIYIKNIRILANEEFSYGISLDSLVSPSPIFDGSNEENIVRLSNTGNLPFSTFVYSAIVNNAPGQTYIASGNTVQPGESFNISTPNNTSPGENTLRFEASSPNFDQNQETPNNLTRHVIEDASTISVPWRQNFNNSGSLTPWQTVNPESDAPAWTLSSVSMGEGPNNVVTLSSQSQGQTYWLGTPVFDLSVRSQASLFFDLAAGQVSPTTRLKVMASTNGGTDYTEVWNATGSSLSTVATGEANPNSPGDYVRRYVNLSDFAGTGNEQGRVAFVVENGSTTDTPIYLDNIELFLSANEEPVIPTEGMAVIYPNPAREVFNIAFNLPDFEDVSIQVISSTGALVQEIEYPGTLNQTYSFSTQLFSKGVFIVKINSNSMRETRRLIIH